A portion of the Marinobacter alexandrii genome contains these proteins:
- a CDS encoding MFS transporter yields the protein MLSEKSQTLKWREVYSLAALNAAVVISWIAYHEYQPVLMKNLGITHLVDFMIVAKAIILVTIPPIAGWLSDKILQKNGKYLIIFTVGIGATAMVFMVVATLIGTSDVIDVSTIVPFMIVIWLICMNLFISPANSMIEAFAPAKQLPIVVGVLFLVTELLYALEPVVVALVLFFGDTLTFIVGGILISVTGFIFHKVSRDEVMQRKSELIANDRVKTQTPMSYLAIVVVGLFLGLGKAFLVEFLPEHFATRFPGFTEYEGYISFAILGICAVSGFLISKKVSKSNLRKVIVSSFIVLAVGVGTMIFSYDPYLTLIAALIIGAGFTMANISGLPFAIRNLSVRHVTYGVGIYIGASEVITGLFEYMYR from the coding sequence ATGTTATCTGAAAAATCACAAACTCTAAAATGGAGAGAAGTCTATAGTCTCGCGGCACTTAATGCAGCAGTGGTCATTAGCTGGATCGCTTATCATGAATATCAGCCTGTGTTAATGAAAAACCTAGGAATCACACACTTAGTAGATTTCATGATTGTAGCCAAGGCTATCATATTAGTAACCATACCTCCTATTGCAGGATGGCTCTCAGATAAAATTTTACAAAAAAATGGAAAGTACCTAATCATTTTCACCGTTGGTATTGGGGCTACTGCTATGGTTTTCATGGTTGTTGCCACCCTCATAGGTACTTCTGACGTTATCGATGTTAGCACAATCGTTCCTTTTATGATTGTCATATGGCTTATCTGTATGAACCTTTTTATCAGTCCTGCCAATTCAATGATTGAAGCATTTGCACCGGCTAAGCAACTGCCCATCGTGGTAGGTGTACTTTTTCTTGTCACGGAACTCCTCTACGCATTAGAACCTGTTGTAGTGGCATTAGTACTATTCTTTGGAGATACTCTGACATTCATTGTGGGCGGAATCCTAATCTCAGTCACTGGTTTTATTTTTCATAAGGTCTCTCGAGACGAAGTAATGCAGCGAAAATCAGAGCTTATTGCAAATGATCGTGTAAAAACTCAGACACCCATGTCCTATTTAGCAATTGTCGTTGTAGGCCTTTTTCTGGGTTTGGGGAAAGCGTTTTTAGTTGAATTTTTACCTGAACATTTTGCAACTAGATTTCCCGGATTTACAGAATATGAGGGATACATTTCTTTTGCCATTCTTGGGATCTGTGCTGTATCAGGCTTCTTGATTAGTAAGAAGGTGTCAAAATCCAATTTGCGAAAGGTGATTGTTAGTAGCTTTATAGTTCTAGCTGTTGGTGTAGGGACCATGATTTTTTCGTACGATCCATATTTGACTTTGATTGCTGCACTCATCATAGGAGCTGGATTCACCATGGCTAATATCAGTGGCTTGCCGTTTGCAATACGAAATTTATCTGTAAGACATGTGACTTATGGCGTGGGTATATATATAGGAGCCTCAGAAGTCATTACAGGACTATTTGAATATATGTATCGATAA
- a CDS encoding DUF3995 domain-containing protein, with protein sequence MILGILLFIIFLFLSILHFSWALGNSWGFENSLPQNEDGELVLKPSRRDSAIVGIGLLLFGTFYLIKVGLVTLELPTWAVSIASLVIPLIFILRAIGDRKYVGFFKSIKSTAFAKKDTKYYSPLCLIIGLTGLMI encoded by the coding sequence ATGATACTAGGTATTCTACTTTTCATCATATTTCTATTTTTATCGATACTTCATTTCAGCTGGGCATTGGGTAACTCTTGGGGTTTTGAGAATTCCCTACCACAAAATGAAGATGGAGAACTTGTTTTAAAACCTTCTCGCAGGGATAGCGCAATCGTAGGCATTGGGCTTCTCTTATTTGGAACTTTTTATTTGATAAAAGTTGGATTAGTTACACTTGAGTTACCAACATGGGCGGTATCAATAGCGAGTCTAGTTATTCCGTTGATATTTATTTTACGCGCTATAGGAGACAGAAAATATGTTGGCTTCTTCAAGAGTATTAAGTCCACAGCATTTGCAAAAAAAGACACAAAATACTATTCCCCGTTGTGTTTAATTATAGGACTTACCGGCCTAATGATTTGA
- a CDS encoding ATP-binding protein, producing MNFRITNILPTAERSVKIEFRLFEITLFLTVTFFLFWSVFGFIVGYGFFIQTVYLSGLFIYSGIYYLQKREISFRALSLTYYYLVLFLLAISWLPSGGIKGAIPTFLAMVYLSGLLVLPLKDYLIFIIITFGIVLGLIVYEINYPDQAAPYLDYDLLIQDLAIATLVSLIIMGVCLFLFKRTYVEDRKELRKKNSELEKKKVSAESTDQAKTTFLATISHEMRTPLNGIVGITELLSKTKTNTEQEELIESLMYSSDILHGLVKDVLDITTIEAGKMKLQVGSFAVRDELKTLWNVFEKKISSNPNLEIKINFDQSLPEHLSGDLARIRQVLVNLLNNALKFTYKGSIVLDVKVAGLVGNVASIQFLVTDTGVGIPEDKQPYLFDTFYKGSEATGYEGTGLGLSIVEKLVKLMGGKVYFESIPQQGSKFHFTLPLGVVEKGDVSDFKQIVIPGLKELKVLIVEDVEINRLVAKKLLKSLGIETIAVAINGTQGVEEAKEKFYDIIFMDLQMPDISGFEASLQISKHFEDKEKKPIIIALTANAMKSSMEECYASGMSDYILKPIKSDIIKEVLMKYLNPKTES from the coding sequence TTGAATTTTCGTATAACAAATATTTTACCTACAGCAGAAAGATCTGTTAAAATAGAGTTTCGCCTCTTTGAAATAACACTTTTCCTAACAGTTACTTTTTTTCTTTTTTGGTCCGTTTTTGGATTCATTGTAGGGTATGGTTTTTTTATTCAAACTGTTTATTTAAGTGGATTATTCATTTACTCCGGAATCTATTATTTACAGAAAAGAGAAATTTCTTTCAGAGCACTATCGCTTACCTATTACTATTTAGTTCTATTTCTCCTTGCGATTTCATGGCTTCCTTCTGGTGGCATTAAAGGTGCAATACCTACTTTTTTAGCAATGGTTTATTTATCAGGGCTGCTTGTACTTCCACTAAAAGATTATTTGATCTTCATTATTATCACATTCGGAATTGTACTTGGCCTTATAGTTTACGAAATAAATTATCCTGATCAGGCTGCACCTTACCTCGATTATGATCTACTAATTCAGGATTTAGCTATTGCTACACTAGTCTCATTGATAATCATGGGCGTTTGTCTATTTCTATTTAAAAGAACATACGTAGAAGATCGAAAAGAACTCCGAAAGAAAAACTCAGAACTTGAAAAGAAGAAAGTCAGTGCAGAGTCCACTGATCAAGCTAAGACAACCTTTTTAGCTACTATTTCTCATGAAATGAGGACTCCCTTAAATGGAATTGTGGGAATCACAGAGCTTCTTTCAAAAACAAAGACGAATACTGAACAAGAAGAGCTTATTGAAAGCTTGATGTACAGTAGCGACATCCTTCATGGACTAGTAAAAGATGTACTTGATATTACCACTATTGAGGCAGGAAAGATGAAGCTACAAGTGGGTTCTTTTGCTGTAAGAGATGAATTAAAAACATTGTGGAATGTCTTTGAAAAGAAAATAAGCTCTAATCCCAATCTAGAGATTAAGATAAATTTCGATCAATCATTACCAGAACACCTGAGTGGCGATCTTGCTAGAATACGTCAAGTATTGGTAAACCTCCTTAATAATGCACTAAAATTCACTTATAAGGGGAGTATTGTATTAGATGTGAAAGTAGCAGGACTTGTAGGAAATGTCGCTTCTATTCAGTTTCTGGTCACTGACACAGGGGTAGGTATTCCTGAAGATAAGCAGCCATATTTGTTTGATACTTTTTATAAAGGATCAGAAGCTACAGGATATGAAGGCACTGGATTAGGTTTATCTATTGTGGAAAAACTTGTGAAGCTGATGGGCGGCAAGGTTTATTTTGAATCCATACCGCAGCAAGGGTCAAAATTTCATTTTACGCTTCCATTAGGTGTTGTAGAAAAGGGTGATGTAAGTGACTTTAAACAAATCGTCATTCCTGGATTAAAAGAACTTAAAGTACTCATAGTAGAGGATGTAGAAATTAACCGTCTAGTCGCAAAAAAATTACTAAAGAGTTTAGGAATTGAAACAATTGCTGTCGCAATAAATGGAACTCAAGGAGTAGAAGAAGCAAAGGAAAAGTTTTATGATATCATCTTCATGGATCTCCAAATGCCTGATATATCTGGTTTTGAAGCTTCACTCCAGATAAGTAAACATTTTGAAGATAAAGAAAAGAAGCCGATCATTATCGCTTTAACAGCAAATGCAATGAAAAGCAGTATGGAGGAATGTTACGCATCGGGCATGAGTGACTATATACTAAAGCCTATCAAGTCTGACATAATAAAGGAGGTCTTGATGAAATATTTAAATCCAAAAACTGAATCATGA
- a CDS encoding PAS domain-containing protein — translation MNESLSIKELSSVGILDTFPEDEFDEIVELASSISGAPICLISLIDSDKLRFKAVKGLNAKQTSLKGSFCSYALKNKDQVTIVSDSLKDDRFKMNPLVTKEPYVRSYAGAPLITKNNDAIGTLCVLDNKPKEFSKEEVRMLEVLAKRVVKLLELRSENERQKKLLAEAEVKLTTVLDRLIEAQHAARIGSWEWDLSTNDLYWSPTMYEIFGLDESTENLIESWQACVHPDDLDLIRDTLSKGLIGIHNSIEYRIVDNQGRVVWVMTNGQAKVDDKGEVVAMMGTVQDITNLKKEERQRALYVQLLETMLFDLSHKIRQPLTNCMAMVDLFEQETISGPKLKEFAGYLKVSTNKIDSYVREMTDAIYSSKEKYFGTDSDMPKE, via the coding sequence ATGAATGAGTCACTAAGCATTAAAGAACTGAGTAGCGTTGGTATTCTTGATACATTTCCAGAAGATGAATTTGATGAAATAGTTGAATTAGCTTCTTCTATTTCTGGTGCGCCAATTTGCTTAATCTCACTAATTGACTCTGATAAACTGAGGTTTAAAGCTGTAAAGGGACTTAATGCAAAACAGACCTCTCTTAAAGGCTCCTTTTGTTCTTACGCATTGAAAAATAAGGATCAGGTTACGATCGTCTCTGATTCACTCAAAGATGATCGCTTTAAAATGAATCCCTTAGTAACAAAAGAGCCCTATGTTAGATCTTATGCTGGAGCTCCTTTAATCACAAAAAATAATGATGCGATTGGGACCTTGTGTGTGCTGGATAACAAGCCGAAAGAATTCAGCAAAGAAGAGGTACGAATGCTTGAGGTACTTGCTAAGAGAGTTGTAAAGCTTTTGGAGCTGAGATCTGAAAATGAGAGGCAAAAAAAACTACTTGCCGAAGCTGAAGTGAAATTAACAACGGTGCTTGATAGACTTATAGAGGCACAGCATGCTGCTAGAATTGGAAGCTGGGAATGGGATTTATCAACGAATGATTTATACTGGTCTCCTACGATGTATGAAATATTTGGATTGGATGAAAGCACGGAGAACTTAATTGAAAGTTGGCAAGCTTGCGTACATCCAGATGACCTTGATCTTATAAGGGATACGCTTTCGAAAGGCTTGATTGGTATTCATAACTCAATTGAATATAGAATAGTGGACAATCAAGGACGAGTGGTTTGGGTGATGACAAATGGGCAGGCTAAGGTTGATGATAAAGGTGAAGTAGTTGCTATGATGGGTACAGTTCAGGATATCACAAATCTTAAGAAAGAAGAAAGACAAAGGGCTCTCTATGTTCAATTATTAGAAACCATGTTGTTTGATCTATCTCATAAGATTAGGCAACCATTGACCAACTGTATGGCTATGGTGGACTTGTTTGAACAAGAGACGATTTCAGGCCCTAAACTAAAAGAATTTGCAGGTTACTTGAAGGTTTCAACGAACAAGATCGATTCTTACGTCAGAGAAATGACGGATGCTATTTACAGCAGTAAGGAAAAATATTTTGGAACCGATTCTGATATGCCAAAAGAATAA
- a CDS encoding TerC family protein codes for MAENIFTLFMLVLLQAVLGFDNLLYISLESKRAPLEKQKMVRMVGIGIAIALRIILLYVLVNVIKYFQKPFLTLDSDFISGSINVHSLIVLFGGAFILYTALREIFHLVYLEEHEGEDKRGQSTAKTIAMIVLMNLIFSFDSILSAMALSDVFWVMATAIIISGVLMIWLSDGVSKFLTKNRLYEILGLFILFLVGVMLISEGGHLAQLEIFGNHITPMSKTTFYFIIFILVVIDIVQGRYQKKLIAMKKK; via the coding sequence ATGGCTGAAAACATATTTACATTATTCATGCTTGTTCTTTTACAAGCTGTACTGGGCTTTGATAATCTACTTTATATCTCTTTGGAGTCTAAGAGAGCACCACTTGAGAAGCAGAAGATGGTGAGAATGGTAGGTATCGGAATAGCAATAGCCCTTAGAATTATACTGCTATATGTTCTAGTAAATGTGATTAAATATTTTCAGAAGCCATTTCTGACGTTAGACTCTGATTTTATTTCCGGAAGTATCAATGTTCATAGCTTAATAGTTCTTTTTGGAGGGGCATTCATTTTGTATACTGCATTAAGAGAAATTTTTCATTTGGTGTACCTGGAAGAACATGAAGGGGAGGACAAAAGAGGTCAAAGTACAGCAAAGACCATTGCAATGATTGTCTTGATGAATCTTATTTTTTCATTCGATTCTATTTTAAGTGCGATGGCATTGAGTGATGTCTTTTGGGTCATGGCAACCGCCATTATTATTAGTGGCGTACTGATGATTTGGTTATCAGACGGTGTTTCTAAGTTTCTAACTAAAAATAGACTTTATGAAATTTTGGGACTTTTTATCTTATTTCTAGTAGGTGTGATGCTCATTTCAGAAGGAGGGCATCTCGCTCAGTTGGAAATTTTTGGAAATCACATTACACCTATGAGTAAGACTACTTTTTACTTTATCATATTCATTTTGGTGGTAATAGATATTGTTCAAGGGAGGTATCAGAAAAAGCTTATTGCCATGAAAAAGAAATAG